Proteins co-encoded in one Pelodiscus sinensis isolate JC-2024 chromosome 9, ASM4963464v1, whole genome shotgun sequence genomic window:
- the ARHGAP29 gene encoding rho GTPase-activating protein 29 isoform X3 has translation MGDVDNGSSLGLPVSRRSRSFENLSVESVASLHEREDVQDTGHFRAEEVDSVLLRNDSGIESALSYAKAWSKYTKDVVSWVEKKLSLEVECAKNLAKMAETTKAIVGSQDYMPFQSIFINAFQNDIENGQLWQRTAAALQTNKFVQPLLGRKNELDKQRKDIKELWQREQKKMQELEATLRKAKLLYLQRQEEYEKAKSSTIRVEEEHLNSSNTSNTSLVKDVSKQLEKKRKLEEEALQKAEEASEHYKTSMAEVEEKRNDMESLKSDSLTQLRELVYQCDLTLKAATVNLFQMQHAQVVSLPVNCQSLCENAKLYDPGQQYSEFVKSLPKEDIPIESGSFEIQSSQVDGVFSKQSTNSAHTSHGNLSQSSGDFPTQSLEDVGSPSYRRFQKIGEKRSSSSTDIQAVRGPPPFRSWSVGNQSGGMCSDSESAGGSSESRSMDSPSASPGDFKRRLPRTPSTGTMSSADDLDEREPPSPSDCGLNDLTPEIASSPGPFRNTLLSKAAQTHKLRKLRAPSKCRECDSLVVFHGAECEECSLTCHKKCLETLAIQCGHKKLHGRLHLFGVEFAQAAKSVPDGIPFIIKKCTSEIESRALNVKGIYRVNGAKSRVEKLCQAFENGKDLVELSELYAHDISNVLKLYLRQLPEPLILFRLYNEFIGLAKESQNVNEELDMKQTSPRSKKRQSVCIELNRIIIKIKDLLKQLPMPNYNTLQYLVGHLHRVTEQSDENKMSASNLGIIFGPTLIRPRQTDAAVSLSSLVDYPYQARMVELLITYYEKIFDVSLQPLSTAVQSEENAELLKIASSTEEREPQQQRKSFIAIKEGILLIPSESKLSEVTPSFEQLDDSRNPRGRSDASVTECMSLSTTGTKQEDFGKRNSPSEPHTTTVPTPEEQGNAVMPVSNKDNELSLSPAEDGCKVNNLLPIKPIRQITKVQLRSPRMKPVIRPVSLPVDRILPPCVLNERNLGNAGVLSPEKLGRSSTIEEVSETKAFPAVNTCCRLSSYDTQSLRKTWDKQYKQYDMTARTAMIMTNVSQENRAHESGSACALPSSYSVGNNSVNAILPNKPYTVPVRAVRMTTEGNGPDSNPLAAFRTPRTLQPPPGTFYKPPSNNKAKQNEEGSLPNTCATANASSVLAQDNTVKLVQNSALASGAPGQNANQQKMNSEDLHPLDLKPTYKRLRPKRMQELEHREAHFV, from the exons ATGGGAGATGTAGACAATGGTTCGTCATTGGGACTTCCTGTATCTCGTAGAAGCCGG TCTTTTGAAAACCTTTCTGTGGAGTCTGTGGCATCACTACATGAACGGGAAGATGTACAAGACACAG GACATTTTCGGGCTGAAGAGGTCGATAGCGTGCTCCTAAGAAATGACAGCGGAATTGAATCAGCTCTGTCTTATGCTAAAGCTTGGTCAAAATATACCAAGGATGTAGTCTCATGGGTAGAAAAAAAGCTTAGCTTGG AAGTGGAATGTGCAAAAAACTTAGCAAAAATGGCCGAAACTACAAAAGCTATTGTTGGATCCCAG GATTATATGCCATTCCAGTCAATATTCATAAATGCTTTTCAAAATGATATAGAGAACGGTCAGCTTTGGCAAAGAACAGCAGCTGCTCTCCAGACTAACAAATTTGTGCAG CCTCTCCTAGGAAGAAAAAATGAGTTGGATAAACAAAGGAAAGATATCAAAGAGCTTTGGCAGCGAGAACAGAAGAAAATG CAAGAACTAGAAGCTACTCTAAGAAAAGCAAAGCTGCTGTACTTGCAGCGTCAAGAGGAGTATGAGAAGGCAAAATCCTCCACCATTCGTGTTGAGGAAGAACATCTGAACTCAAGCAACACAAGCAACACAAGTCTTGTGAAAGATGTCAGCAAACAGTTGGAAAAAAAGCGAAAGCTAGAAGAGGAAGCTCTTCAGAAA gcTGAAGAGGCCAGTGAACACTACAAAACCAGCATGGCAGAAGTTGAAGAAAAGCGAAATGATATGGAAAGCCTCAAAAGTGATAGTTTAACACAGCTTCGGGAACTTGTTTATCAGTGCGATCTTACCCTTAAAGCT GCAACAGTTAACCTGTTCCAGATGCAGCATGCCCAGGTTGTCTCTCTTCCAGTTAACTGTCAGTCCCTCTGTGAAAATGCCAAGCTCTATGACCCAGGACAGCAGTATTCAGAGTTTGTGAAAAGTCTGCCAAAAGAAGACATTCCCATTGAATCAGGTTCCTTTGAAATTCAGAGTTCCCAGGTTGATGG GGTTTTTAGTAAACAATCAACAAACAGTGCTCATACATCACATGGAAACTTATCCCAGTCTTCAGGAGACTTCCCTACTCAGTCTTTAGAAGATGTTGGAAGCCCATCTTACCGTCGTTTCCAAAAAATTGGTGAGAAAAGGTCTTCCAGCAGCACAGATATCCAAG CAGTGCGAGGACCCCCACCATTCAGATCGTGGTCAGTTGGCAACCAAAGTGGAGGAATGTGCAGTGACTCTGAAAGTGCAGGAGGAAGCAGTGAATCACGATCCATGGATTCTCCATCTGCTAGTCCAG GGGATTTTAAGAGAAGACTTCCCCGCACACCATCTACTGGCACCATGTCATCTGCAGATGATCTTGATGAAAGGGAACCACCTTCTCCTTCAGACTGTG GTTTAAATGATCTAACACCTGAAATTGCCAGTTCACCGGGACCTTTTAGAAACACTCTTCTGTCCAAGGCAGCTCAGACACACAAGCTGCGAAAGTTGCGGGCTCCATCTAAATGCAGAGAATGTGATAGCCTAGTGGTATTCCATGGAGCAGAATGTGAAGAG TGCTCACTCACTTGCCACAAGAAGTGTTTAGAGACTTTAGCTATTCAGTGCGGTCACAAAAAACTGCATGGAAGACTTCATTTGTTTGGGGTGGAATTTGCTCAAGCTGCTAAAAGTGTCCCTGATGGCATCCCTTTCATCATCAAAAAATGTACCTCTGAAATTGAAAGCAGAGCCCTGAATGTAAAG GGTATCTATCGTGTGAATGGAGCCAAATCAAGAGTTGAAAAGCTTTGTCAggcttttgaaaatggaaaagaCTTGGTGGAACTGTCAGAGCTCTATGCACATGACATCAGTAACGTCCTTAAATTATACCTTCGCCAG CTCCCAGAACCTTTGATTTTGTTTCGGCTTTACAATGAATTCATTGGACTTGCAAAAGAGAGTCAGAATGTTAATGAGGAACTAGACATGAAACAAACAAGTCCCAGATCAAAGAAAAGACAATCAGTTTGTATTGAATTGAACAGAATAATCATTAAAATTAAAGATCTTCTCAAACAGCTGCCTATGCCAAACTATAACACTCTTCAATACCTTGTAGGACATCTTCATAG AGTGACTGAACAATCTgatgaaaataaaatgtcagcTAGCAATCTTGGTATCATATTCGGCCCAACTCTAATCAGGCCACGTCAGACGGATGCCGcagtttctctctcttcacttGTGGACTATCCGTATCAAGCTCGGATGGTAGAGCTGCTCATAACTTACTATGAAAAGATCTTTGATGTTTCTCTGCAACCACTTTCAACTGCAGTTCAATctgaagaaaatgctgagctgcTTAAAATTGCTTCATCAACAGAAGAGAGAGAGCCACAGCAGCAAAGGAAGTCATTTATTGCTATAAAGGAA GGCATCCTGCTAATTCCAAGTGAAAGTAAACTTTCAGAAGTGACTCCCTCATTTGAGCAACTAGATGACAGTAGGAACCCAAGAGGGAGATCAGATGCATCTGTGACTG AGTGCATGTCACTGTCCACCACTGGAACTAAACAGGAGGACTTTGGAAAGAGGAATTCTCCATCTGAACCCCACACTACCACAGTTCCTACTCCAGAAGAGCAAG GCAACGCCGTAATGCCAGTTTCAAACAAAGACAATGAActgtctctctctccagctgAAGATGGTTGTAAAGTCAATAATTTGCTACCTATAAAACCTATTCGCCAAATAACCAAAGTTCAGTTACGATCTCCAAGGATGAAGCCAGTTATTCGTCCTGTGAGTTTACCTGTAGATCGAATACTTCCTCCGTGTGTTTTGAATGAGAGAAACTTGGGAAATGCAGGAGTTTTAAGTCCAGAAAAGCTTGGCAGGAGTTCCACTATTGAAGAGGTTTCAGAGACTAAGGCATTTCCTGCTGTTAATACCTGTTGCAGACTTTCTTCTTATGACACACAGAGTCTGAGGAAAACTTGGGACAAACAGTATAAACAATATGATATGACTGCAAGGACAGCAATGATTATGACCAACGTATCCCAGGAGAACCGAGCACATGAGAGTGGGAGTGCATGTGCCTTACCTTCATCCTACAGCGTTGGTAACAATTCAGTGAATGCCATACTTCCCAATAAGCCATACACTGTACCTGTCAGAGCTGTGAGGATGACAACAGAAGGGAATGGTCCAGATTCTAATCCTCTTGCTGCTTTCAGAACACCAAGAACTTTGCAGCCACCACCAGGAACTTTTTATAAACCTCCTTCTAATAATAAAGCTAAGCAAAATGAGGAGGGTTCTCTTCCTAACACTTGTGCTACAGCCAATGCTAGCTCTGTTCTTGCCCAAGATAATACTGTGAAACTTGTTCAGAACTCTGCACTTGCATCAGGTGCTCCTGGACAGAATGCAAATCAACAAAAAATGAACTCAGAGGACCTTCACCCCCTAGACCTGAAGCCCACCTATAAGAGATTAAGACCAAAACGTATGCAAGAATTAGAACACCGGGAAGCTCATTTTGTATAG